A genomic stretch from Hermetia illucens chromosome 7, iHerIll2.2.curated.20191125, whole genome shotgun sequence includes:
- the LOC119660903 gene encoding neprilysin-3 isoform X2: MTKYKQAEFVDEDTSSIGTIHLNEGTSNPAIHIRYHTARGTSLWRSRNKLEKYLIVTALILTFIIILLIGVLSSGSSRDQKSAHVPHTKPIQVPCLNEHCIHASSQILKSIDRSIDPCDDFYAFACNRWIKNNPIPDGKSMWGTFGKLEQQNQLVIKNVLERPLSFFKSEAERKAKLYYESCLDEDEIMEKLGAEPMQKFLRDIGGWNVTESGFSLSNWSMEETLKRSQNIYNMGGLFAWAIGEDDRNSSRHVIQIDQGGLTLPTRDNYLNRTVHEKVLNAYLDYMTKVAVLLGANETDARRQMSDVIEFETKIAEVTVPAENRRDEEALYHPMALYELQAKAPFINWTAHFADAMKIVGRKITEKEIVVVYAPEFLQQMTEIVKTYNKTPKGKIILNNYLVWQAVRTLTACLSKPFRDAYKGVRKALIGSEGGEEPWRYCVTDTNNVIGFAIGAMFVREVFHGESKPQAEEMINEVRTAFKRNLKNLAWMDRETRRLAEEKADAISDMIGFPDCILNPTQLDKKYDDLQIDSKKYFENNLRVNIYNLKKNLEKLDQPVNKTRWGMTPPTVNAYYTPTKNQIVFPAGILQLPFYDINNPKSLNFGAMGVVMGHELTHAFDDQGREYDKYGNLHQWWNNQTIERFKQRTDCFNEQYGAYSLNGRNLNGKQTLGENIADNGGLKAAFHAYTSTNNDRPVDVLPLPGINMTHRQLFFISFAQVWCSAVTDEASSLQIEKDPHSPPMYRVIGPLSNLKEFSEEFNCPLGSRMNPLNKCEVW; encoded by the exons GGAACATCATTATGGAGATCTCGAAATAAATTAGAAAAGTATTTAATAGTAACAGCACTTATCCTTACTTTTATTATCATACTTTTAATTGGAGTTTTATCGTCGGGCAGCAGCAGAGACCAGAAGTCTGCACATGTACCACATACTAAAC CAATACAAGTTCCTTGTCTAAATGAGCACTGTATACATGCATCTAGTCAAATTCTAAAATCAATAGATCGTAGTATCGATCCATGTGATGATTTCTATGCATTTGCCTG TAATCGCTGGATCAAGAACAACCCAATACCAGATGGCAAATCCATGTGGGGCACATTTGGAAAGCTAGAGCAACAAAATCAGTTAGTTATCAAGAACGTTTTAG AACGTCCTTTATCCTTCTTTAAATCAGAAGCTGAAAGGAAAGCCAAATTATACTACGAATCATGCCTGGATGAAGATGAAATTATGGAGAAATTAGGGGCAGAACCTATGCAGAAATTCCTTCGTGACATTGGCGGATGGAATGTAACCGAAAGTGGTTTCTCACTATCAAATTGGTCAATGGAGGAGACATTAAAACGATCACAAAATAT aTACAACATGGGTGGCCTTTTCGCATGGGCCATTGGCGAAGATGATCGCAACTCATCGCGGCATGTTATTCAAATCGATCAAGGCGGCCTCACGCTCCCAACACGTGACAACTATCTGAATCGAACCGTTCATGAAAAGGTCCTCAATGCATACCTCGATTATATGACAAAGGTTGCTGTCCTACTAGGTGCCAATGAAACAGATGCCCGTCGACAAATGAGCGATGTGATCGAATTCGAGACCAAAATCGCCGAAGTTACAG TGCCAGCAGAGAACCGTCGCGATGAAGAAGCTCTATATCATCCTATGGCCCTTTATGAGCTCCAGGCAAAAGCTCCCTTCATTAACTGGACTGCTCATTTTGCGGATGCCATGAAAATTGTAGGGCGAAAAATCACTGAAAAAGAAATTGTTGTCGTATATGCACCCGAATTTCTCCAACAAATGACGGAAATTGTCAAAACCTACAATAAAACTCCGAAAGGAAAAAT TATTCTCAACAACTATCTAGTCTGGCAAGCAGTTCGAACCTTAACCGCTTGTTTATCGAAACCGTTCCGCGATGCCTACAAAGGAGTTCGGAAAGCGCTTATCGGCTCTGAAGGTGGGGAGGAGCCATGGCGTTACTGCGTCACTGATACCAACAATGTAATTGGTTTCGCAATAGGTGCCATGTTCGTTCGTGAGGTATTCCATGGTGAGTCGAAACCGCAGGCTGAAGAAATGATCAATGAAGTACGTACAGCTTTCAAACGGAATTTGAAGAACTTGGCATGGATGGATCGCGAAACACGACGTCTAGCCGAAGAGAAGGCCGACGCTATCTCAGATATGATTGGGTTCCCCGACTGTATTCTAAACCCGACCCAGCTGGATAAGAAATACGATGACTTgcaaatcgattcaaaaaagtaTTTTGAGAATAATTTGCGGGTTAACATTTACAACTTaaagaaaaatctagaaaaacttGACCAGCCAGTGAATAAGACCCGGTGGGGCATGACTCCTCCCACGGTCAACGCATATTACACACCAACAAAAAATCAAATAGTTTTTCCAGCTGGAATACTTCAATTGCCATTTTACGATATCAACAATCCAAAAAGTTTGAACTTTGGCGCTATGGGAGTTGTAATGGGGCACGAGCTAACACACGCTTTCGACGATCAAGGACGAGAGTACGATAAATATGGAAATCTGCATCAATGGTGGAATAATCAAACTATTGAGCGATTCAAACAGCGAACAGATTGCTTCAATGAACAGTATGGTGCATACTCATTGAATGGACGCAATCTGAATGGAAAGCAAACACTTG GTGAGAATATCGCTGACAACGGTGGACTTAAAGCAGCTTTTCATGCCTATACGTCCACCAACAACGATCGTCCAGTTGATGTTCTTCCGTTGCCTGGAATCAATATGACACACAGGCAGTTATTTTTTATATCTTTCGCACAA GTATGGTGCTCAGCTGTCACAGACGAGGCCTCCAGCTTACAAATAGAAAAGGATCCGCATTCGCCACCAATGTACCGCGTGATTGGACCCCTatcaaatttaaaagaattctccgaagaattcaaTTGTCCCCTCGGATCTCGTATGAATCCTTTAAACAAATGTGAGGTGTGGTAA
- the LOC119660903 gene encoding neprilysin-3 isoform X1 yields MSVKMTKYKQAEFVDEDTSSIGTIHLNEGTSNPAIHIRYHTARGTSLWRSRNKLEKYLIVTALILTFIIILLIGVLSSGSSRDQKSAHVPHTKPIQVPCLNEHCIHASSQILKSIDRSIDPCDDFYAFACNRWIKNNPIPDGKSMWGTFGKLEQQNQLVIKNVLERPLSFFKSEAERKAKLYYESCLDEDEIMEKLGAEPMQKFLRDIGGWNVTESGFSLSNWSMEETLKRSQNIYNMGGLFAWAIGEDDRNSSRHVIQIDQGGLTLPTRDNYLNRTVHEKVLNAYLDYMTKVAVLLGANETDARRQMSDVIEFETKIAEVTVPAENRRDEEALYHPMALYELQAKAPFINWTAHFADAMKIVGRKITEKEIVVVYAPEFLQQMTEIVKTYNKTPKGKIILNNYLVWQAVRTLTACLSKPFRDAYKGVRKALIGSEGGEEPWRYCVTDTNNVIGFAIGAMFVREVFHGESKPQAEEMINEVRTAFKRNLKNLAWMDRETRRLAEEKADAISDMIGFPDCILNPTQLDKKYDDLQIDSKKYFENNLRVNIYNLKKNLEKLDQPVNKTRWGMTPPTVNAYYTPTKNQIVFPAGILQLPFYDINNPKSLNFGAMGVVMGHELTHAFDDQGREYDKYGNLHQWWNNQTIERFKQRTDCFNEQYGAYSLNGRNLNGKQTLGENIADNGGLKAAFHAYTSTNNDRPVDVLPLPGINMTHRQLFFISFAQVWCSAVTDEASSLQIEKDPHSPPMYRVIGPLSNLKEFSEEFNCPLGSRMNPLNKCEVW; encoded by the exons GGAACATCATTATGGAGATCTCGAAATAAATTAGAAAAGTATTTAATAGTAACAGCACTTATCCTTACTTTTATTATCATACTTTTAATTGGAGTTTTATCGTCGGGCAGCAGCAGAGACCAGAAGTCTGCACATGTACCACATACTAAAC CAATACAAGTTCCTTGTCTAAATGAGCACTGTATACATGCATCTAGTCAAATTCTAAAATCAATAGATCGTAGTATCGATCCATGTGATGATTTCTATGCATTTGCCTG TAATCGCTGGATCAAGAACAACCCAATACCAGATGGCAAATCCATGTGGGGCACATTTGGAAAGCTAGAGCAACAAAATCAGTTAGTTATCAAGAACGTTTTAG AACGTCCTTTATCCTTCTTTAAATCAGAAGCTGAAAGGAAAGCCAAATTATACTACGAATCATGCCTGGATGAAGATGAAATTATGGAGAAATTAGGGGCAGAACCTATGCAGAAATTCCTTCGTGACATTGGCGGATGGAATGTAACCGAAAGTGGTTTCTCACTATCAAATTGGTCAATGGAGGAGACATTAAAACGATCACAAAATAT aTACAACATGGGTGGCCTTTTCGCATGGGCCATTGGCGAAGATGATCGCAACTCATCGCGGCATGTTATTCAAATCGATCAAGGCGGCCTCACGCTCCCAACACGTGACAACTATCTGAATCGAACCGTTCATGAAAAGGTCCTCAATGCATACCTCGATTATATGACAAAGGTTGCTGTCCTACTAGGTGCCAATGAAACAGATGCCCGTCGACAAATGAGCGATGTGATCGAATTCGAGACCAAAATCGCCGAAGTTACAG TGCCAGCAGAGAACCGTCGCGATGAAGAAGCTCTATATCATCCTATGGCCCTTTATGAGCTCCAGGCAAAAGCTCCCTTCATTAACTGGACTGCTCATTTTGCGGATGCCATGAAAATTGTAGGGCGAAAAATCACTGAAAAAGAAATTGTTGTCGTATATGCACCCGAATTTCTCCAACAAATGACGGAAATTGTCAAAACCTACAATAAAACTCCGAAAGGAAAAAT TATTCTCAACAACTATCTAGTCTGGCAAGCAGTTCGAACCTTAACCGCTTGTTTATCGAAACCGTTCCGCGATGCCTACAAAGGAGTTCGGAAAGCGCTTATCGGCTCTGAAGGTGGGGAGGAGCCATGGCGTTACTGCGTCACTGATACCAACAATGTAATTGGTTTCGCAATAGGTGCCATGTTCGTTCGTGAGGTATTCCATGGTGAGTCGAAACCGCAGGCTGAAGAAATGATCAATGAAGTACGTACAGCTTTCAAACGGAATTTGAAGAACTTGGCATGGATGGATCGCGAAACACGACGTCTAGCCGAAGAGAAGGCCGACGCTATCTCAGATATGATTGGGTTCCCCGACTGTATTCTAAACCCGACCCAGCTGGATAAGAAATACGATGACTTgcaaatcgattcaaaaaagtaTTTTGAGAATAATTTGCGGGTTAACATTTACAACTTaaagaaaaatctagaaaaacttGACCAGCCAGTGAATAAGACCCGGTGGGGCATGACTCCTCCCACGGTCAACGCATATTACACACCAACAAAAAATCAAATAGTTTTTCCAGCTGGAATACTTCAATTGCCATTTTACGATATCAACAATCCAAAAAGTTTGAACTTTGGCGCTATGGGAGTTGTAATGGGGCACGAGCTAACACACGCTTTCGACGATCAAGGACGAGAGTACGATAAATATGGAAATCTGCATCAATGGTGGAATAATCAAACTATTGAGCGATTCAAACAGCGAACAGATTGCTTCAATGAACAGTATGGTGCATACTCATTGAATGGACGCAATCTGAATGGAAAGCAAACACTTG GTGAGAATATCGCTGACAACGGTGGACTTAAAGCAGCTTTTCATGCCTATACGTCCACCAACAACGATCGTCCAGTTGATGTTCTTCCGTTGCCTGGAATCAATATGACACACAGGCAGTTATTTTTTATATCTTTCGCACAA GTATGGTGCTCAGCTGTCACAGACGAGGCCTCCAGCTTACAAATAGAAAAGGATCCGCATTCGCCACCAATGTACCGCGTGATTGGACCCCTatcaaatttaaaagaattctccgaagaattcaaTTGTCCCCTCGGATCTCGTATGAATCCTTTAAACAAATGTGAGGTGTGGTAA